A window from Phalacrocorax carbo chromosome 20, bPhaCar2.1, whole genome shotgun sequence encodes these proteins:
- the LOC104041371 gene encoding ATP-dependent RNA helicase DDX19B, producing MATDSWALAVDEQEAAAESLSSLHLKEEKTKPDANGAVVKADDNAEKTEDEEKEDRAAQSLLNKLIRSNLVDTTNQVEVLQRDPTSPLYSVKSFEELRLKPQLLQGVYAMGFNRPSKIQENALPMMLAEPPQNLIAQSQSGTGKTAAFVLAMLSRVEPGNKYPQCLCLSPTYELALQTGKVIEQMGKFYPELKLAYAVRGNKLERGQKISEQIVIGTPGTVLDWCSKLKFIDPKKIKVFVLDEADVMIATQGHQDQSIRIQRMLPRDCQMLLFSATFEDSVWKFAQKVVPDPNIIKLKREEETLDTIKQYYVLCNNRDEKFQALCNIYGAITIAQAMIFCHTRKTASWLAAELSKEGHQVALLSGEMMVEQRAAVIERFREGKEKVLVTTNVCARGIDVEQVSVVINFDLPVDKDGNPDNETYLHRIGRTGRFGKRGLAINMVDSKHSMNILNRIQEHFNKKINKLDTDDLDEIEKITN from the exons ATGGCCACCGACTCCTGGGCCCTGGCCGTGGACGAGCAGGAGGCGGCGGCCGAGTCG TTGAGCAGTTTACacctgaaggaggaaaaaaccaaaccagatgCCAATG GTGCTGTTGTCAAGGCGGATGACAATGCAGAGAAGAcggaggatgaggagaagg AGGACAGAGCTGCTCAGTCCTTGCTGAACAAGCTAATTCGCAGTAACTTGGTTGACACAACGAACCAAGTGGAGGTGCTGCAGAGGGATCCCACGTCGCCTCTCTACTCCGTGAAGTCTTTTGAGGAACTGCGACT GAAACCACAGCTCCTGCAAGGAGTCTATGCCATGGGCTTCAACAGACCATCTAAGATACAAGAGAATGCCCTGCCCATGATGCTTGCTGAACC CCCACAGAACTTGATCGCACAATCTCAGTCCGGTACAGGCAAGACGGCTGCCTTTGTCCTGGCCATGCTCAGTCGTGTGGAACCTGGGAACAAATATCCACAG TGCTTGTGCCTTTCCCCAACGTACGAGCTGGCGCTTCAAACAGGAAAAGTGATTGAACAAATGGGAAAGTTTTATCCGGAGCTGAAACTTGCCTATGCTGTCCGAGGCAATAAAT TGGAGAGGGGTCAGAAGATCTCCGAGCAGATCGTAATCGGCACGCCGGGCACCGTCCTGGACTGGTGTTCCAAACTGAAGTTCATAGATCCCAAGAAAATCAAAGTGTTTGTCTTGGATGAGGCTGACGTCATGATTGCAACCCAGGGCCATCAGGACCAGAGCATCCGCATTCAGAG AATGCTCCCCAGGGACTgccagatgcttctgttttcagcCACTTTTGAGGATTCTGTGTGGAAGTTTGCTCAAAAAGTTGTTCCTGACCCAAACATCATCAAACTGAAGCGAGAGGAGGAGACGCTGGACACTATTAAGCAGTATTACGTTCTGTGCAATAACAGAGATGAGAAGTTCCAGGCTCTCTGTAATATCTACGGCGCTATCACCATTGCCCAGGCCATGATCTTCTGCCAT ACTCGGAAGACGGCCAGCTGGCTGGCGGCAGAGCTCTCGAAGGAAGGCCATCAGGTGGCATTGCTCAGCGGGGAGATGATGGTGGAACAGAGAGCCGCGGTGATCGAGCGTTTCCGAGAGGGCAAAGAAAAGGTGCTGGTGACCACAAACGTCTGTGCCAGAG GGATCGATGTAGAGCAGGTCTCTGTTGTTATCAATTTTGACCTTCCTGTGGATAAGGATGGAAATCCAGATAATGAGACTTACCTGCACCGGATCGGACGTACAGGTCGCTTTGGCAAGCGAGGACTGGCTATTAACATGGTGGACAGCAAGCACAGCATGAATATTCTCAACAGAATCCAGGAACATTTCA ACAAAAAGATAAACAAATTGGATACTGACGACTTGGATGAAATTGAGAAGATAACTAACTGA
- the UBXN10 gene encoding UBX domain-containing protein 10, protein MATAAFLNLALSHHYFPSSTAAPFSCTTAIDMHVARPKSAKGRTRPSFNYSQNMETCPCRVPPSPPLAAPHELVNSQRASPTKPPFPSGQVSPEEIPELLQQVPLRTSSSLNKYRVLPSIGWKGVGSGTVEAVAEQTDRLTVSREREDTPKIKTFPGEQGSASVLSENDVLDEESSHVQCPPEELGRKMRQENPLTSTLSLEEPPKEEPRLLLAIRSPSGQRFEHHFKPTDSLQMVLAVVEQKMSAKYKRCSVETVEVPRRSFSDLTRSLRECGILHKSLLCIQQTEHHEADL, encoded by the coding sequence ATGGCCACAGCGGCTTTTCTGAACTTAGCACTGTCTCACCACTACTTCCCTTCGAGCACAGCAGCCCCGTTCTCCTGTACAACCGCCATCGACATGCATGTTGCCAGGCCAAAATCCGCCAAGGGACGCACGAGGCCGAGCTTCAATTACTCTCAGAACATGGAAACCTGTCCTTGCCGAGTGCCGCCTTCCCCACCACTGGCAGCTCCCCATGAATTAGTGAACAGCCAGAGAGCGTCGCCCACAAAACCGCCATTCCCGTCTGGCCAGGTGTCTCCTGAGGAAATCCCGGAGCTCCTGCAGCAAGTGCCTTTGAGGACCTCCTCTTCCCTGAACAAGTACAGGGTGCTCCCCTCCATCGGCTGGAAGGGCGTAGGGAGCGGCACTGTGGAAGCGGTGGCTGAACAGACCGACCGGCTGACAGTGAGCAGGGAGCGGGAGGACACTCCGAAAATCAAAACTTTTCCTGGAGAACAAGGATCTGCCAGCGTGTTGTCAGAAAACGATGTCTTGGATGAAGAGAGCTCACACGTGCAATGTCCTCCTGAAGAGCTGGGGAGGAAGATGAGACAAGAGAACCCTTTGACATCAACTTTAAGTTTGGAAGAGCCACCGAAAGAagagccgcgattgctgctcGCCATTCGATCTCCCTCTGGTCAGAGATTTGAGCATCACTTCAAGCCCACCGACAGTCTCCAGATGGTCCTTGCTGTGGTAGAGCAGAAAATGTCGGCCAAATACAAACGCTGCAGTGTTGAAACGGTGGAGGTGCCCCGAAGGAGTTTCTCTGACCTTACGAGGTCCCTCCGCGAGTGTGGGATTCTCCACAAGTCCCTGCTGTGCATCCAACAGACAGAGCACCACGAGGCAGATCTTTAG